One window of Burkholderia cepacia GG4 genomic DNA carries:
- the andAa gene encoding anthranilate 1,2-dioxygenase system ferredoxin--NAD(+) reductase produces MSADPFVIVGAGHAARRTAEALRARDTDARIVMIGAEPELPYDRPALSKDALLNDGGEQRAFVRDAAWYDAQRIELRLGTRVEAIERDAQRVRLDHGATLPYARLVLATGSRVRAFGGPVDAGVVPHYVRTVADARALRAQLAPGRRVAVLGGGFIGLEVAAAARQLGCDVTVIDPAARLLQRALPEVVGAYARQLHDARGVSFQMATLPRAIRHAPGGGAIVETDRGDVHADIVVVGIGVVPNVELAQAAGLDVDNGIRVDAGCRTSDRAIFATGEVTMHFNPLLGRHVRIESWQVAENQPAVAAANLLGADETYAELPWLWSDQYDCNLQMLGLFGSEQATVVRGDPASGPFTVFGLDDDGKIAAVAAANLGRDIGAARRLIAAGAVPDPVKLADPAVNLKTLL; encoded by the coding sequence ATGTCGGCTGACCCGTTCGTGATCGTCGGCGCCGGCCACGCGGCGCGGCGTACGGCCGAAGCGCTGCGTGCGCGCGACACCGATGCGCGCATCGTGATGATCGGCGCCGAACCCGAGCTGCCGTACGACCGGCCCGCGCTGTCGAAGGATGCGCTGCTGAACGACGGCGGCGAGCAGCGCGCGTTCGTGCGCGATGCCGCGTGGTACGACGCGCAACGCATCGAGCTGCGGCTCGGCACGCGCGTCGAGGCGATCGAGCGCGATGCGCAGCGTGTGCGGCTCGATCACGGCGCGACGTTGCCGTACGCGCGGCTCGTGCTTGCGACGGGTTCGCGCGTGCGTGCGTTCGGCGGACCGGTCGACGCAGGCGTCGTTCCGCATTACGTGCGCACCGTTGCCGACGCGCGGGCGTTGCGCGCGCAGCTCGCGCCGGGCCGTCGCGTGGCGGTGCTCGGCGGCGGCTTCATCGGCCTCGAAGTGGCCGCTGCGGCGCGGCAGCTCGGTTGCGACGTGACGGTGATCGACCCGGCCGCGCGCTTGCTGCAGCGCGCGTTGCCGGAAGTCGTCGGCGCGTATGCGCGTCAGTTGCATGACGCGCGCGGCGTGAGCTTTCAGATGGCGACGCTGCCGCGCGCGATTCGTCATGCACCGGGCGGCGGTGCGATCGTCGAGACCGATCGGGGCGACGTGCATGCCGACATCGTCGTGGTCGGCATCGGCGTCGTACCCAATGTCGAACTCGCGCAGGCGGCCGGGCTCGACGTCGACAACGGGATCCGTGTCGATGCAGGGTGCCGCACCAGCGATCGGGCGATCTTCGCGACGGGCGAGGTGACGATGCACTTCAATCCGCTGCTCGGGCGTCACGTGCGAATCGAGTCGTGGCAGGTCGCGGAAAACCAGCCGGCTGTCGCGGCTGCGAACCTGCTCGGCGCGGACGAAACCTATGCCGAGCTGCCGTGGCTGTGGTCCGATCAGTACGACTGCAACCTGCAGATGCTCGGGCTGTTCGGCAGCGAGCAGGCCACGGTCGTGCGCGGCGATCCGGCGAGCGGGCCGTTCACGGTGTTCGGGCTGGACGACGACGGGAAGATCGCGGCGGTCGCCGCGGCGAACCTGGGGCGCGACATC
- the andAb gene encoding anthranilate 1,2-dioxygenase ferredoxin subunit AndAb, translating into MTEATLAEWHPLGAFDEFSEDEPAARVAGQKPIAVFRIGEELFAMHDLCSHGHARLSEGYVEDGCVECPLHQGLIDIRTGAPKCAPITEPVRTYPVRIVDGQVEVNVG; encoded by the coding sequence ATGACCGAAGCAACGCTCGCCGAATGGCACCCGCTGGGTGCATTCGACGAATTCTCCGAAGACGAACCGGCGGCACGCGTCGCCGGCCAGAAGCCGATCGCAGTGTTTCGGATCGGCGAAGAACTGTTCGCGATGCACGACCTTTGTTCGCATGGCCATGCGCGCTTGTCCGAAGGCTATGTGGAAGACGGTTGTGTCGAGTGCCCGCTGCACCAGGGGCTGATCGACATTCGCACGGGGGCGCCGAAATGCGCGCCGATCACCGAGCCGGTGCGGACCTATCCGGTCCGGATCGTCGACGGGCAGGTAGAAGTCAATGTCGGCTGA
- the andAd gene encoding anthranilate 1,2-dioxygenase small subunit AndAd gives MTEDMKTWFEIYMLQNRYIGHLDNDRLEHWPEMFTEDCTYEIVPKENADLGLPVGIVHCTNQRMLRDRVVSLRHANIFEEHTYRHMTSGLTIVAERDGEIDTESNYVVVQTRSNGESNVYQAGKYYDTVVRTPDGLRYKTKRVIYDTSRVQTLLATPI, from the coding sequence ATGACGGAAGACATGAAGACGTGGTTCGAGATTTACATGCTTCAGAACCGCTACATCGGCCACCTCGACAACGACCGGCTCGAACACTGGCCGGAAATGTTCACCGAGGACTGCACGTACGAGATCGTGCCGAAGGAGAACGCCGATCTCGGGCTGCCGGTCGGGATCGTCCACTGCACGAACCAGCGGATGCTGCGCGACCGCGTGGTGTCGCTGCGGCACGCGAACATCTTTGAAGAGCACACGTACCGGCACATGACGTCGGGCCTGACGATCGTCGCGGAGCGTGACGGCGAGATCGACACCGAGAGCAACTACGTGGTCGTGCAGACCCGCAGCAACGGCGAATCGAACGTGTACCAGGCCGGCAAGTACTACGACACGGTCGTGCGTACGCCCGACGGGCTGCGCTACAAGACCAAGCGCGTGATCTACGACACGTCGCGCGTGCAGACGCTGCTTGCGACCCCGATCTGA
- the andAc gene encoding anthranilate 1,2-dioxygenase large subunit AndAc translates to MEQTESPVVFASRDDASAVRFPHDDGSRVPYKVFSSQAVYEREQERIFRGPTWNFVALEAEIPNAGDFKSTFVGDTPVVVTRTEDGALSAWVNRCAHRGAQVCRKSRGNASSHTCVYHQWSFDNSGNLLGVPFRRGQKGMSGMPADFDPKQHGLRKLRVDSYRGLVFASFSDEVAPLPDYLGEQMRPWIDRIFHKPIEYLGCTRQYSKSNWKLYMENVKDPYHASMLHLFHTTFNIFRVGMKARSIPDANHGLHSIITVTKTGDDTSAAYKQQNIRSFDEGFHLEDESILDLVSEYDEDCTNHIQPIFPQLVIQQIHNTLVARQILPKGPDNFELIFHFFGYADDTPELRALRIKQANLVGPAGYISMEDTEATELVQRGTVRDADATSVIEMSRGNPDQQDTVITESLIRKFWVGYQKLMGY, encoded by the coding sequence ATGGAGCAGACAGAATCGCCCGTCGTGTTCGCCTCGCGCGACGACGCGTCCGCCGTGCGTTTTCCGCACGACGACGGCTCGCGCGTGCCATACAAGGTGTTCAGCTCGCAGGCCGTCTACGAACGCGAGCAGGAACGCATCTTTCGCGGCCCGACGTGGAACTTCGTTGCGCTGGAAGCGGAAATCCCGAACGCCGGTGACTTCAAGAGCACGTTCGTCGGCGATACGCCGGTGGTCGTCACGCGCACCGAAGACGGCGCGCTTTCCGCCTGGGTGAACCGCTGCGCGCACCGCGGCGCGCAGGTGTGCCGCAAGTCGCGCGGCAACGCGAGCTCGCACACGTGCGTGTATCACCAGTGGAGCTTCGACAACTCGGGCAACCTGCTCGGCGTGCCCTTCCGGCGCGGCCAGAAGGGGATGTCCGGGATGCCGGCCGACTTCGACCCGAAGCAGCACGGGCTGCGCAAGCTGCGCGTCGACAGCTATCGCGGGCTCGTGTTCGCGAGCTTCAGCGACGAAGTGGCGCCGCTGCCCGACTATCTCGGCGAGCAGATGCGTCCGTGGATCGACCGGATCTTCCACAAGCCGATCGAGTATCTCGGCTGCACGCGCCAGTATTCGAAGTCGAACTGGAAGCTGTACATGGAGAACGTGAAGGACCCGTATCACGCGAGCATGCTGCACCTGTTCCATACGACCTTCAACATCTTCCGCGTCGGGATGAAGGCGCGCTCGATTCCGGATGCGAACCACGGGCTGCACAGCATCATCACGGTGACGAAGACGGGCGACGATACGTCGGCCGCGTACAAGCAGCAGAACATCCGGTCGTTCGACGAGGGTTTCCATCTGGAAGACGAGTCGATCCTCGATCTCGTGTCGGAATACGACGAGGACTGCACCAACCATATCCAGCCGATCTTCCCGCAGCTCGTGATCCAGCAGATCCACAACACGCTGGTCGCGCGGCAGATCCTGCCGAAGGGGCCGGACAACTTCGAGCTGATCTTCCACTTCTTCGGCTACGCGGACGACACGCCCGAGCTGCGCGCGCTGCGCATCAAGCAGGCGAACCTGGTCGGGCCGGCCGGCTATATCTCGATGGAAGACACGGAGGCGACCGAGCTGGTGCAGCGCGGCACGGTGCGCGACGCCGACGCGACGTCGGTGATCGAGATGTCGCGCGGCAATCCTGACCAGCAGGACACGGTGATCACCGAAAGCCTGATCCGCAAGTTCTGGGTCGGCTACCAGAAGCTGATGGGCTATTGA
- the andR gene encoding anthranilate 1,2-dioxygenase regulatory protein AndR has protein sequence MSPTSFEPLALRAHRLFESRDLDETRERISRVMQPHALLPNGRTHGASHMDFVRLGGLGIGTIAFGDAMRVRVDAVDGYYLLMFCLSGQAEVRAMGRQLGVDGQTGVLCAPGEPFDAVLSADCEQFVLRIDAATVGALTGDPRATLDPVLHVSDAALAAWRQQLMLVARSPELLERANANPRVASQLEHLLIDLLIEGHPPSVLHASHRDPAPGFVRRAQEFVNAHYAQPLQLADIVQAANVPERTLRDAFLQFRGLSPMQYLRATRLDHARELLRGSVSERRIADIALDCGFTHLGRFAIAYREKFGESPSETLDAKR, from the coding sequence ATGTCCCCAACGTCGTTCGAGCCGCTCGCGCTGCGCGCGCACCGGCTGTTCGAATCCCGCGATCTCGACGAGACGCGCGAGCGGATCTCGCGCGTGATGCAGCCGCATGCGCTGTTGCCGAACGGCCGCACGCACGGTGCGTCGCACATGGATTTCGTCAGGCTCGGCGGGCTCGGGATCGGCACGATCGCATTCGGCGACGCGATGCGCGTACGGGTCGACGCGGTCGACGGCTACTACCTGCTGATGTTCTGCCTGTCCGGCCAGGCCGAGGTACGCGCGATGGGGCGGCAGCTCGGTGTCGACGGCCAGACCGGCGTGCTGTGCGCGCCCGGGGAACCCTTCGACGCCGTGCTGTCGGCCGATTGCGAGCAGTTCGTGCTGCGCATCGACGCGGCCACGGTCGGCGCGCTGACGGGCGACCCGCGCGCGACGCTCGATCCCGTGCTGCACGTCAGCGACGCCGCGCTCGCCGCGTGGCGCCAGCAACTGATGCTCGTCGCACGCTCGCCCGAACTGCTCGAGCGCGCGAACGCGAACCCGCGTGTCGCGTCGCAGCTCGAGCACCTGCTGATCGACCTGCTGATCGAGGGCCACCCGCCGTCGGTACTGCACGCGTCACATCGCGATCCAGCGCCGGGCTTCGTGCGGCGCGCGCAGGAGTTCGTGAACGCGCACTACGCGCAGCCGCTGCAACTCGCCGATATCGTCCAGGCCGCCAACGTGCCGGAACGGACGCTGCGCGACGCCTTCCTGCAGTTCCGCGGTCTGAGCCCGATGCAATACCTGCGCGCGACGCGGCTCGACCATGCGCGGGAGTTGCTGCGCGGGTCGGTGTCCGAGCGACGGATCGCCGATATCGCGCTCGATTGCGGGTTTACCCACCTCGGACGGTTCGCGATCGCGTATCGGGAGAAGTTCGGCGAATCGCCGTCGGAAACGCTCGACGCGAAGCGATAG
- a CDS encoding LysR family transcriptional regulator translates to MELRQLRYFIAVAEEMNITRAAERLHMTQPPLSRQLQAIEDEVGLPLFERGARPLKLTDAGRVFYAQATRVVEQADELGPLTRRLAQLSKRIVIGFVPSTLYGALPDVIRAFREAQPDVELSLIEMFTLEQLGALKGGRIDVGFGRLRFDDDQLVREALIEEKLIAALPVGHPLAAPDRPLTLADIANETLIVYPSTPRPSFADQQLSALRDGALVPAAVHEVRELQTALGLVAAQVGVSLVPESVEGVRVKGVVYRRLPEPMATSPIIMSRRLHGESAATVAFCAIAREMIGAAA, encoded by the coding sequence ATGGAATTGCGCCAGCTCCGGTACTTCATCGCCGTCGCGGAGGAAATGAACATCACGCGGGCCGCGGAGCGGCTGCACATGACGCAGCCGCCGCTGAGCCGCCAGCTCCAGGCGATCGAGGACGAGGTCGGGTTGCCGTTGTTCGAGCGCGGCGCACGGCCGCTGAAACTGACCGACGCGGGCCGCGTGTTCTATGCGCAGGCGACGCGCGTCGTCGAACAGGCCGACGAGCTCGGCCCGCTGACGCGGCGGCTCGCGCAGTTGTCGAAACGGATCGTGATCGGCTTCGTGCCGTCGACGCTCTATGGCGCGCTGCCGGACGTGATTCGCGCGTTTCGCGAGGCGCAGCCGGACGTCGAGCTGTCGCTGATCGAAATGTTCACGCTCGAACAGCTCGGCGCACTGAAGGGTGGGCGGATCGACGTCGGGTTCGGCCGCCTGCGCTTCGACGACGACCAGCTCGTGCGCGAGGCGCTGATCGAGGAAAAGCTGATCGCGGCGCTGCCGGTCGGGCATCCGCTCGCCGCTCCGGACCGGCCGCTGACGCTTGCGGACATCGCGAACGAGACGCTGATCGTCTATCCGAGCACGCCGCGGCCGAGCTTCGCGGATCAGCAGCTGTCGGCGCTGCGCGACGGCGCGCTCGTGCCGGCGGCCGTGCACGAGGTGCGCGAACTGCAGACGGCGCTCGGGCTCGTCGCCGCGCAGGTGGGTGTGTCGCTGGTGCCGGAAAGCGTGGAGGGCGTGCGCGTGAAGGGCGTCGTCTATCGACGGCTCCCGGAACCCATGGCGACGTCGCCGATCATCATGAGCCGCCGGCTGCACGGCGAAAGCGCCGCGACGGTCGCATTCTGCGCGATTGCGCGGGAGATGATCGGGGCGGCGGCCTGA
- a CDS encoding muconate/chloromuconate family cycloisomerase codes for MIATTATIERIETLLVDVPTIRPHKLSVATMNCQTLVLVRVRCTDGIEGVGEATTIGGLAYGEESPESIKVNIDTYFAPLLQGMDATRPGAAMARARKLFQGNRFAKCALETALFDAQARRLGVPLSELFGGRTTDAVDVAWTLASGDTQRDIAEAEAMLEARRHRAFKLKIGSNAVDDDVAHVIAIKRALGERGDVRVDVNQAWTETDAIRAGARLADAGVSLVEQPIAATNRAGLKRLTQLAQIPIMADEALHGPVDAFALAQDRAADVFAVKIAQSGGLLGAASVASIASAAGIDLYGGTMLEGAAGTMASAQLFSTFGSLKWGTELFGPLLLTEEILVEPLRYQDFKLHLPATPGLGITFDWARIERMRRDAR; via the coding sequence ATGATAGCAACTACCGCCACCATCGAACGCATCGAGACGCTGCTCGTCGACGTGCCGACGATCCGGCCCCACAAACTGTCGGTCGCGACGATGAATTGCCAGACCCTCGTGCTAGTCCGCGTTCGATGCACGGACGGTATCGAAGGCGTCGGCGAAGCGACCACGATCGGCGGTCTCGCGTACGGCGAGGAGAGCCCCGAGAGCATCAAGGTCAACATCGACACCTATTTCGCGCCGCTGCTGCAAGGCATGGACGCAACCCGCCCCGGTGCCGCGATGGCCCGTGCGCGCAAGCTGTTCCAGGGCAACCGGTTCGCGAAGTGCGCGCTCGAGACCGCACTGTTCGACGCGCAGGCGCGCCGCCTCGGCGTGCCGCTGTCCGAACTATTCGGCGGTCGCACGACCGACGCGGTCGACGTCGCATGGACGCTCGCGAGCGGCGACACGCAGCGCGACATCGCGGAGGCCGAGGCGATGCTCGAAGCACGCCGCCATCGCGCATTCAAGCTGAAGATCGGATCGAACGCGGTCGACGACGACGTCGCACACGTGATCGCGATCAAGCGCGCGCTCGGCGAGCGCGGCGACGTGCGCGTCGACGTGAACCAGGCATGGACCGAAACCGATGCGATCCGGGCCGGCGCCCGACTCGCCGATGCCGGCGTGAGCCTCGTCGAGCAGCCGATCGCCGCGACCAACCGCGCGGGGCTCAAACGTCTCACACAGCTCGCGCAGATTCCGATCATGGCCGACGAAGCGCTGCACGGCCCCGTCGATGCGTTCGCGCTCGCGCAGGACCGCGCGGCCGACGTGTTCGCGGTGAAGATCGCGCAGTCGGGCGGCCTGCTCGGCGCGGCGAGCGTCGCATCGATCGCGTCGGCAGCCGGCATCGACCTGTACGGCGGCACGATGCTCGAAGGCGCGGCCGGCACGATGGCGTCCGCGCAACTGTTCAGCACGTTCGGCTCGCTGAAATGGGGCACCGAGCTGTTCGGCCCGCTGCTGCTCACCGAGGAAATCCTCGTCGAGCCGCTGCGCTACCAGGATTTCAAGCTGCACCTGCCGGCGACGCCCGGCCTCGGCATCACCTTCGACTGGGCCCGCATCGAACGGATGCGACGCGACGCCCGCTGA
- the catA gene encoding catechol 1,2-dioxygenase: MNKPAIDALLKTFDDAAEQPGNPRVRAIVNRIVKDICYTIEDFDVQPSEFWTALNYLNEAGREFGLIAAGLGLERFLDVRMDEAEEKAGFQGGTPRTIEGPLYVAGAPESVGHARLDDGTDPGQTLIMRGQVLGQDGAPIANALVEVWHANHLGNYSYFDQSQPAFNLRRSIRTDADGRYSFRSVLPVGYSVPPGSKTEQLLDQLGRHGHRPAHIHFFVSADGYRKLTTQINIEGDPHIWDDFAFATREGLIPQVKQAEGAQGKPYGIDGQFALIDFDFSLLKEKQDVPASEVERARAQA, translated from the coding sequence ATGAACAAGCCAGCCATCGACGCACTGCTGAAGACCTTCGACGATGCCGCGGAACAGCCCGGCAACCCGCGCGTGCGCGCGATCGTCAACCGGATCGTGAAGGACATCTGCTACACGATCGAGGACTTCGACGTGCAGCCCAGCGAGTTCTGGACCGCGCTCAACTACCTGAACGAAGCCGGCCGGGAATTCGGGCTGATCGCCGCGGGCCTCGGCCTCGAGCGCTTCCTCGACGTGCGGATGGACGAGGCCGAGGAGAAGGCCGGCTTCCAGGGCGGCACGCCGCGCACGATCGAAGGGCCGCTGTATGTCGCGGGCGCGCCGGAATCGGTCGGCCATGCGCGTCTCGACGACGGCACCGATCCGGGCCAGACGCTGATCATGCGCGGCCAGGTGCTCGGGCAGGACGGCGCGCCGATCGCGAATGCGCTCGTCGAGGTGTGGCACGCGAACCATCTGGGCAACTACTCGTACTTCGATCAATCGCAGCCGGCGTTCAACCTGCGCCGCTCGATCCGCACCGATGCCGACGGCCGCTACAGCTTCCGCAGCGTGCTGCCGGTGGGCTACAGCGTGCCGCCGGGCAGCAAGACCGAGCAGCTGCTCGACCAGCTCGGCCGCCATGGCCACCGTCCGGCGCACATCCACTTCTTCGTTTCCGCGGACGGATATCGTAAGCTGACGACGCAGATCAACATCGAAGGCGATCCGCACATCTGGGACGACTTCGCATTCGCGACCCGCGAAGGGCTGATCCCGCAGGTCAAGCAGGCCGAGGGCGCGCAAGGCAAGCCGTATGGCATCGACGGGCAGTTCGCGCTGATCGACTTCGATTTCTCGCTGCTCAAGGAGAAACAGGACGTGCCGGCGAGCGAAGTCGAGCGGGCGCGTGCGCAGGCCTGA
- the catC gene encoding muconolactone Delta-isomerase, with product MLFHVEMTVRLPADMDPVKAATLKAEEKAMCQRLMNEGIWRHLWRIAGQYANVSIFDVESVQQLHDLLSQLPLFPYMEMEVRALCRHPSSVREDDR from the coding sequence ATGCTGTTTCATGTGGAAATGACCGTCCGTCTGCCGGCGGACATGGATCCGGTCAAGGCGGCGACGCTGAAGGCCGAAGAGAAGGCGATGTGCCAGCGCCTGATGAACGAAGGGATCTGGCGGCACCTGTGGCGGATCGCGGGGCAGTATGCGAACGTCAGCATCTTCGACGTCGAGAGCGTGCAGCAGCTGCATGACCTGTTGAGTCAGCTGCCGTTGTTTCCGTATATGGAGATGGAAGTGCGGGCGCTGTGCCGGCATCCTTCTTCGGTGCGGGAGGATGATCGGTAA